The Gammaproteobacteria bacterium DNA window ATAGGCATGGTAATTCCGGCCGCGGCAATAATCGCAATGTGAACTTAAAATTATATATACTCTCTTATAAGTTACAGCATTAGTCTATAGTCACATCACGTGTAATCCAATAAATCTTAGGTAAATAAAAAAATGAATGTCGTAAAGAGGCTTCTTAGCGTTTTGCTATTGTCAGTCATTATCACGCAAACAATATTAGCAGATGAGATTACCCTAATGTCTGGTGATCGATTGTTTGGCACAGTCAGAGAAATTAATGACCAATATATAGTCATGGATACGGCCTTTGCCAAAGGGCTGAAAATAGAACAGAACACCGTGACGACTTTAAGCACAGACGAACCTATAAAAGTCGTTTTTGAGAATGGGCAGACTCAAATTGGGCAAGTGAATAAAGAAGAAGGTTCGCCATTTAGCGTGACTGACGACAACGTAAACGTATTATTCGAAGCAAATGAGCTGGCATCAAATCAACTGGAACCAGAAAAGCAGCCAGAGTCAGATAAAATTAAATATTCTGGCAATATAGATATCGGCTTAAGTCGTTCCAGTGGCAATGAAGATGATGAGGACTACCAGGGGAGTTTACATGCCGAAGCAAGAACGTTAGAAAATCGTTATACATTGGAGCTGGCAAAATCCATTGAGAAGAATAATGGCGATAAAACACAGGATGAAACTTTCGGTTCAATGCAAGTAGATCACTTTATTAATGAAAAATGGTATGGCTTTGGTTCCGTATCATTTGAGGAAGACTTTGAAGAATCTTTAAGCTTAAGATCGACTTATTCACTAGGTAGTGGTTACCAATTTTTTGATCAAGACGATCTTCAACTCAAGGGCGAGTTGGGTTTGGCCTATGTCGAAGAAGATTTCGAAGATGACGAAGATAATCACTACACTGGTGGCCGCTGGGCAGTTGATTATAAGCAGGCATTATTTTCTTGGTTAGGTACATTCCACGCCCACGAAGGATTCTTTAGCATGGAAAACAGTGAAGACATAAATGTTCGTTCAAGTACAGGGTTCAAATTCCCATTGAACGATTACATAAATGCAAAACTACAAGCGAATGTTGACTGGAATCGCTCACCAGCCGATGGAACTAAAGGAACAGATAAGGAATATATTTTTACTTTAGGGTACGAATTTTAATGCGAAATAATAATGGATATACAAGTTGCCGTATTTGGTTATAAGGTTAATATTGGTCAAAGGCATTTTCACTGTGCTCAAGCAGTAAGGATTTCTTATAAATCCATTTCTCAGTCTTTAAGCAAACTAAATATTTGCACTACAATAGTGAGTAAACAATGGTGCTTGCCCCATCTCGGGGAGCTTTAGGGCGCATTAATTTACGGAAGTTTGGTCAAAACCTCTACACAGTCAATATTTAAAAAAATTAGCTAATAATAAAAATCTGGCCTGAATCCTGCGTATTCACTTGCAGATCTTATGTATCGAAGCACTAGGGGTCACTCCTGATGCAATAGAATTAATAAAATATAACTTAAATAACAAGCCATTGAGGGAAATATAAATGAGTGGAAATCAATCTCGGATTCAAGCCATAAGCAAAATTACTAATCGAGTGCCAAAAGTGTGCGAGCCGACACAACCACTGAGTGAAATTTGGGCGTGCGATGTATTTAATCTCGCTACTATGGAAGAAGCGTTATCAAAGAATGCCTTCAAATCAATAAAGAAAACAGTGCAGACGGGTGCGCCGCTCGATGCAGCGACAGCAGACATCGTTGCGGCAGCGATGAAGGATTGGGCGATCAAAAAAGGTGTTAAGTTTTTCTCACATATTTTTTACCCTATGACCAATATAACTGCTGAAAAGCATGATGGGTTTATTGTCACAAATTCGGACGGTAATGCTATTACTGAATTTACTGGTAGCTTGTTAATTAAGGGTGAGCCAGATGGATCTTCTTTTCCAAATGGCAGCTTGCGCATGACCAACGCTGCACGTGGATATACGGCATGGGATCCTACCAGTCCCGCTTTTGTAATGCATACTGCTAATGGTTCTACATTGATGATACCTAGTGTATTTATGTCTTGGACGGGCGAGGCGTTGGATAAAAAGATTCCATTGTTGCGTTCCAATGCAGCTATGGATAAAGCAGCAAACAAAGTTTTAACTTTAATGGGCGAGACTGATATTGCACCATTAAATTCAAGCTGCGGAGCAGAACAAGAATACTTTCTAGTCGATGAGAATTTTGCTAATTGCCGTCCGGATCTTCTACTTGCTGGACGTACATTATTTGGTGCAGCAGCAGCAAAAGGACAGCAGTTTGATGACCATTATTTCGGGGCGATTCCTGCACGTGTGCAAGTTTTTATGCAAGACTTTGAGGATAAGCTTTATCGTTTAGGCATCCCTGCAAAAACACATCATAACGAAGTTGCCCCTGGGCAATTTGAGATAGCACCTTATTTCGAAGCCGCTAATGTCGCAGCAGATCATCAACAATTAATGATGACTACCATGAAAAGTACAGCCAAAGAACATGGCTTCCTTTGTTTGTTGCATGAAAAACCATTTGCTGGAATTAATGGTTCAGGAAAACATGTCAACTGGTCTGTCGGGAATTCAACCCAAGGCAATTTGCTTGATCCAGGAAGTACGCCACATGAGAATTTAAATTTCTTATTATTCTGTGGAGCAGTTATTCGTGGTGTTCATCTTTATGGGCCGCTATTAAGGGCTGCTATTGCATCAGCAGGTAATGACCATCGATTAGGCGCGAATGAAGCACCTCCTGCAATCTTATCAGTTTATTTAGGGTCACAGCTAGAAAGCGTGTTCAATGACATAAAAGAAGGGAAACTGTTAGAAAAAGCGAGTGGCGGAGTTATGGATCTAGGATTATCCCAAATTCTAAAATTTGAACGTGACCCAGGTGACCGAAACCGTACTTCTCCTTTTGCTTTTACAGGTAATCGCTTTGAGTTTCGTGCGGTAGGGTCGGCACAATCTGTTTCTGGTCCTTTAGTAGCGATGAACACTATGTTGGCAGATTCATTAGATTGGATTGCAGGGAAACTTGAATCAACATTGGCAAGTGGTATGGAGCAAACGGAAGCGGTTATCACTGTTCTAAAAGAATTGATGGAATTACATGGTAATGCAGTTTTTGGAGGCGATGGCTATTCGTCTGAATGGCATAAAGCAGCAGTAGAAGAACGAGGATTGAAAAACATTCCAACGACGGCTGATGCTTTGCCTGCTTTTAAAGAGAAATCTGTGATTGAATTGTTTGAAAGTACCGGGGTGTTATCTCCAGAAGAACTGGCGAGTCGCTTTGAAGTTTATTCGGAGCAGTATGTGTTGTCGATTGAGGTAGAAGCAAAAACAGTTGTCGATATGGCAACTACGAAAATTTACCCTGCTGCAATTTCTTACTTGTCAGCACTTACTACAACGGCTGAGAGTTTGTCAGGTATGGGCCTAGTAGTAGATGGATTGAGTATAAAAAGTGTCGCAACAGAAGCAAACCAAATGATGGCATTAGTCAAACAACTCAATGATGCAATTGAAAAAGATGATTTCAGCTCAATTGAGGAGCATATGATTTTTTGTGCAGATACTATCTGTGGCTTGATGCTTGGAATTCGAACGCATGCAGATGCTCTTGAAGGATTAATATCAGACGAGCTATGGCCATTACCAAAATATCAAGAAATGCTTTTTATTAAATAAGTAAAAAGCGCCTGTAATAAATTAGGGGTCGCTGGCTGATATTTGCTAGTGATCCCCTAATAGAGAAAATCAAATTTATAGTATCCGCCAGACAAGAAGATCAAATCCATTTAATTTGAAAGCATTCTCAGAATAGGATTTTTATCAATCATTGATGGAAATAAAAAAGCCTCTTTGCAGAGGCTTTAAGGTTGATTTGCTTTATTCGCTAAAAATCATCAATCGTTACATTATTAAGCTTGTTTGCTTTAATATCTTCTACTGTAGGAAGTAATGAATATGCTTTTAATGATTGACCGCAGTTACTCTTTTTATCCCTTATGTTTTGCAGCCAAGTATTGATGTTGCTTCGTGAGGTAATCATGTCTGCGCCTGATGTAAGGCTAAGCAAATGCATATCAGCAGTCCAATGGACGTCAGCCATCGAATAATTTTTACCAAGAATGAACTTATCTTTACCTAGTTGCTCATTAAGTTCATCTAATACTGGTTCTAACTGAGCTTTTGCAGCGGCGGTGTCGCCCGCTTGGCCAGTGAGTTCGCCTACGAAGGCTTGTATAGTAGGCTCTGCTTGTTGGCGAGATTTGTCGATCCAAGTTTCTTGTTCTGCAGCGAGTACAACATTATTAGGTATTATAGATGTACCTAAACCACGCGCATTAATGAATTCGGTGATAGCTTTACTGCCTGCCGTAAAGTAGTCATTTTCTTTTAGCGCAGGTGCTAACCCAAATTCTGATACTTCATTAAATTCTGCAGAGTCCAATTCAGACATTTCAATTGTGCCGGTATTCATTTCCATTCCTTGTTCTGCGGCTATTAAAATACACTTTAATGTTTCTGGGCAGAATGGTGCACCTAATAGTTGTAACACGTATTGTGTTTTCTTCATGTCTCCTGATAGGCCGTAGTCACCATCACCTGTGTCAGCCACTGCTCTTTGATCAAATAAATCCATGGTATTTCCCTTTTACTAAATTAGTTGATGTGGCTCATGAAGTCGGCACGTAGATTTTCAGGAATCTTTTCCTCGACACGGCCTAGCCATGCGTCTACGTTGGCATGACCCGCAGGTGCTTTACCTTGTTTCTTCAATGCTAAAATACTGCCAGCGACCGCAGAGTCTGCCAAGGAAAGTGGCCCCACTAAGAATTCTTGTTCACCAAGAAGCTGGTCCATGCGTGCCATTACTTTTTCAACCTTATTGCCAGAGTCCAATAGATTACTGCTGACTTCTATCCAGCGACATTGATCACCTAAACGGCTAGCTTTCTTTGGTTTAAGAAGCATGCCCTTCCCTTTAATGTCTAAATAAGTCGAAATAGCATTCTCTCCGACGATAGTGACTGGTCCATGAGTCATGGTAACAGTGTCCCCGCCTGACAAATTTATGTCCATTTCTATGCCACGAATTCCAGCTGTCAAAATGCACTTCATGCTAGCTGCATTTGCCGGTCCGGTGAGGGACATTTTGTCGTCTTTACCTGCGGCTGCGGTTTTTTCTTTTTTTCCGCCAAATCCAAATAGGCCCATTCTAAATCTCCAATTAAATCAATGTGTTAGTATAATATTGTGGGTGCATTTACACCCCAATAGGCAATTAATTCGCGATTTTTATTATAGTTCTGTCAAATTAGGAACAAACAGCATGAGTAGTTAGGTGCCCTTATTCGCGTTTTAACTATTGTATTTAAAACTTAGTCTACTTTATATAAGTAAGCGGATGACTTCGCGTTATTAATAAGTCATTATGAACAACTGGTAGAGGTTATTAAATGACCTGATATCCCGCTAATCTAATCATAGCTAAGTGGAATGTAACTGTAATTGACATGGATCAAGACTGGTCAGAAAAGTTTTTCTGGGTCAGGTTAAATATGGAGAGTTTGATTGACTGAAACGAATGTAAGTTTTAGAGCTCTGAGCGACTCATGTAAGACATGTAGTTTGGCTGAGTTGTGCTTGCCTCGCGGTTTACAAGCCGAGGAGTTGCAAAGACTTGATGATGTCATCAAGGCGAGACGTGTAGTGCATTCGGGCGATCTGCTTTTTAAAGAAGGTAGTGATAATCGCAGTATTTATGCGGTTCGTTCAGGTTCAGTCAAAACTTTTGTCATTACTGAAAGTGGAGAAGAGCAAGTATTAGGATTTCACTTGCCAGGTGAGATAGTAGGTCTGGCTGGCTTGGATCAATCTATACACAATTGCAGCAGTAAAGCATTAGAAACAAGCAGTATCTGTGAAATGCCTCTGGATGAGCTAGAGGACATTTGTTTACAAATACCTAGTTTGCAAAAGCAGTTACTGAAATTAATCAGCCGGGAAATTTCTCAAGATCATAAAATGCTATTGCTCTTGGCGAAAAAGAACTCAGACCAGCGTGTCGCTACTTTCTTACTAAGCTTATCTGGGCGTTTTAAATTACGTGGTTTGTCAAGCGACTCTTTTATACTATCTATGAGTCGCCAAGATATCGCAAATTACTTGGGGTTGGCTGTAGAAACAGTCAGTCGTATTCTGACAAAGTTAAGTGAAGATGAAATAGTTGATGTGACTCGTCGATCTATTGAAATAGTTGATCACAACCGGTTGCTAGAAATAGCTAGTTCGTAAAAAAAGCGCGGTAAAAGATACCGCGCAACTGCTACGTCTTCCTCCTTGCGGAGGTACTATGGTTTTCTTTAGATGTCGGACGAAGACGTTATTTTTCCCATTGATAGGCTTCTTCACCAGCGATGGCGAAAAACATCCATACATCAATAAGTAAAGTGATTAGAAATATTATTGATGTACCGATTGCCCATATTGGGTTTGTGTGATGCTGCTCTATACCTAGTGAGACTAACGCAATGCCTACCACAGAAGTAAATAATGCGATGGCTATTAATGCTGAAAATGTTTTCATTGTTATGTTCTCCTTAAGTCCGTTACTTATGCTTTTGCGCATAAGGGCATGTCAGTCCAACCAGCGCGATAATTCATGCGGGCTGCTATTTTTTGTTCACCTTCACTAGCATGTCTTTTATCCCACTCAGCAAGTTTTGGCTTAATGAATGCCTCCCAAACTGGCGGCACTAAGATCATTGCGAACATAGCGAAGTAACCGTAGCCGGTATCGGGCGAGCCCACTTCTTCTAACTCCCAAAAGTGTGTTTCACCTCTATCATGGTGATCTCCTTGGCGACCAATTTCGATAAACCCCCATTGTGTGATTGGTGATTCACCTACGTCCCATGAGTGGTGGTATTCAATTGGTTTACCTTTCTCGCGAATTAATCCGTAATGCTCTAGGTAATTAAGGACTTCTAATTCAAATCCTGCGATTGCCCACGCTGCAACCATTACACCTAGGCCAATCCATCCCCCTGCCATCCAAAAT harbors:
- a CDS encoding DUF481 domain-containing protein; protein product: MNVVKRLLSVLLLSVIITQTILADEITLMSGDRLFGTVREINDQYIVMDTAFAKGLKIEQNTVTTLSTDEPIKVVFENGQTQIGQVNKEEGSPFSVTDDNVNVLFEANELASNQLEPEKQPESDKIKYSGNIDIGLSRSSGNEDDEDYQGSLHAEARTLENRYTLELAKSIEKNNGDKTQDETFGSMQVDHFINEKWYGFGSVSFEEDFEESLSLRSTYSLGSGYQFFDQDDLQLKGELGLAYVEEDFEDDEDNHYTGGRWAVDYKQALFSWLGTFHAHEGFFSMENSEDINVRSSTGFKFPLNDYINAKLQANVDWNRSPADGTKGTDKEYIFTLGYEF
- a CDS encoding glutamine synthetase III yields the protein MSGNQSRIQAISKITNRVPKVCEPTQPLSEIWACDVFNLATMEEALSKNAFKSIKKTVQTGAPLDAATADIVAAAMKDWAIKKGVKFFSHIFYPMTNITAEKHDGFIVTNSDGNAITEFTGSLLIKGEPDGSSFPNGSLRMTNAARGYTAWDPTSPAFVMHTANGSTLMIPSVFMSWTGEALDKKIPLLRSNAAMDKAANKVLTLMGETDIAPLNSSCGAEQEYFLVDENFANCRPDLLLAGRTLFGAAAAKGQQFDDHYFGAIPARVQVFMQDFEDKLYRLGIPAKTHHNEVAPGQFEIAPYFEAANVAADHQQLMMTTMKSTAKEHGFLCLLHEKPFAGINGSGKHVNWSVGNSTQGNLLDPGSTPHENLNFLLFCGAVIRGVHLYGPLLRAAIASAGNDHRLGANEAPPAILSVYLGSQLESVFNDIKEGKLLEKASGGVMDLGLSQILKFERDPGDRNRTSPFAFTGNRFEFRAVGSAQSVSGPLVAMNTMLADSLDWIAGKLESTLASGMEQTEAVITVLKELMELHGNAVFGGDGYSSEWHKAAVEERGLKNIPTTADALPAFKEKSVIELFESTGVLSPEELASRFEVYSEQYVLSIEVEAKTVVDMATTKIYPAAISYLSALTTTAESLSGMGLVVDGLSIKSVATEANQMMALVKQLNDAIEKDDFSSIEEHMIFCADTICGLMLGIRTHADALEGLISDELWPLPKYQEMLFIK
- a CDS encoding glutathione S-transferase C-terminal domain-containing protein — encoded protein: MDLFDQRAVADTGDGDYGLSGDMKKTQYVLQLLGAPFCPETLKCILIAAEQGMEMNTGTIEMSELDSAEFNEVSEFGLAPALKENDYFTAGSKAITEFINARGLGTSIIPNNVVLAAEQETWIDKSRQQAEPTIQAFVGELTGQAGDTAAAKAQLEPVLDELNEQLGKDKFILGKNYSMADVHWTADMHLLSLTSGADMITSRSNINTWLQNIRDKKSNCGQSLKAYSLLPTVEDIKANKLNNVTIDDF
- the fnr gene encoding fumarate/nitrate reduction transcriptional regulator Fnr; this encodes MTETNVSFRALSDSCKTCSLAELCLPRGLQAEELQRLDDVIKARRVVHSGDLLFKEGSDNRSIYAVRSGSVKTFVITESGEEQVLGFHLPGEIVGLAGLDQSIHNCSSKALETSSICEMPLDELEDICLQIPSLQKQLLKLISREISQDHKMLLLLAKKNSDQRVATFLLSLSGRFKLRGLSSDSFILSMSRQDIANYLGLAVETVSRILTKLSEDEIVDVTRRSIEIVDHNRLLEIASS